A region from the Ptychodera flava strain L36383 chromosome 10, AS_Pfla_20210202, whole genome shotgun sequence genome encodes:
- the LOC139142489 gene encoding tripartite motif-containing protein 2-like, whose protein sequence is MACTVAFRREDFDEQFLTCQICYEEYTEPKLLPCCHSFCKVCLCGYVRQRTEFDCPYCREKHLLPETGVDGLPNNFVVNNLRDFFAIQEGETANIVCQSCESTGEAAISWCNDCGHFLCLSCDLAHRTMRFLRSHDVRTLKELQKPGRVTNVMKRKMRCSKHSNQEMMFFCEVCEIPICTACTIIDHNPNVRPTAGGGNVETHRPVDLEGALEGHRLELRRLVRQVRVQEKGLEISRKTIGTEINSLSARKQLVDEKIDKLFDELVAQANKRREVIRSQLRSTYDVKYGRLKSQKNELELHLGNIKSVCEFTEQAIRHGSGAEMMAVKKLVRERLHDLSLRSPLRTILEENAHMDLHVKENNLAEVGKAVAKLGGIVSSTTLPNLCHMKETAQGIFVISTYDYNGRPRKTGGDPIEIRLLESPIADSCVAVSCKDQKNGSYVLKFCLDDDHASSCRLGNGQQVKVTFGISIFGREIDGSPFRNRSVKLHSLRHCSCQPEREAISNNDPDHEVEKSDENMLV, encoded by the coding sequence ATGGCGTGTACGGTGGCGTTTCGCCGCGAGGATTTCGACGAGCAGTTTCTGACGTGCCAGATATGTTACGAGGAATATACAGAGCCAAAACTGTTGCCATGCTGTCACAGTTTCTGTAAAGTGTGCCTGTGTGGCTACGTTCGGCAGCGCACTGAATTCGATTGCCCTTACTGTCGGGAAAAGCACCTGTTGCCGGAGACGGGAGTCGACGGGCTGCCGAACAATTTCGTGGTTAACAATTTACGGGATTTCTTCGCAATTCAAGAGGGTGAAACAGCCAACATCGTCTGTCAAAGCTGCGAAAGCACGGGGGAGGCGGCTATCTCCTGGTGTAACGACTGCGGCCACTTTCTCTGTCTGAGTTGTGACTTAGCTCACAGAACGATGCGGTTTTTGCGAAGCCACGACGTGAGGACACTGAAGGAACTCCAGAAACCGGGGCGGGTCACCAACGTGATGAAGCGGAAGATGCGCTGTTCGAAACACAGCAACCAGGAGATGATGTTCTTTTGCGAGGTCTGTGAGATCCCCATCTGTACCGCATGCACCATCATCGACCACAACCCGAACGTGCGTCCGACAGCGGGAGGCGGCAACGTAGAAACCCACCGTCCAGTTGATCTGGAGGGCGCGCTCGAAGGGCATCGCCTTGAACTTCGACGCTTGGTAAGGCAGGTCAGGGTCCAGGAAAAGGGTCTAGAAATCTCTCGAAAGACAATAGGCACGGAAATAAACAGCCTGTCGGCGAGAAAGCAGTTGGTTGATGAGAAAATAGACAAGCTATTCGACGAGCTTGTCGCTCAAGCGAACAAGAGGAGAGAGGTCATTCGCTCTCAACTGAGATCCACGTACGATGTGAAATACGGGAGACTGAAATCACAGAAGAATGAACTTGAATTACACCTCGGGAATATCAAAAGTGTTTGCGAGTTTACGGAGCAGGCGATACGACATGGCAGCGGCGCCGAGATGATGGCTGTGAAAAAGTTAGTCCGGGAGAGGTTACACGATCTTTCACTGCGCAGCCCTCTGCGCACCATCTTGGAGGAAAACGCACACATGGATCTGCACGTGAAAGAGAACAACCTCGCCGAAGTAGGAAAGGCTGTCGCTAAGTTAGGGGGAATTGTCTCCAGCACAACTTTGCCTAACCTTTGTCACATGAAGGAAACCGCCCAGGGGATTTTTGTCATCTCTACCTACGATTACAACGGGCGTCCGCGGAAGACCGGAGGGGACCCCATTGAAATCAGACTCCTTGAATCTCCAATCGCCGATTCATGCGTCGCTGTATCGTGCAAGGATCAGAAGAACGGCTCCTACGTCCTGAAGTTCTGCCTCGACGATGACCACGCGTCCTCCTGTCGCCTTGGCAACGGACAACAAGTCAAGGTGACGTTTGGTATATCGATTTTCGGAAGAGAGATCGACGGATCACCGTTTCGTAATCGGAGCGTCAAGCTGCACTCGCTCCGCCATTGTAGCTGTCAACCTGAAAGAGAAGCTATTTCGAATAATGACCCGGACCATGAAGTGGAAAAAAGTGATGAAAACATGCTAGTTTAA
- the LOC139142490 gene encoding S-methylmethionine--homocysteine S-methyltransferase BHMT2-like, giving the protein MRHIGKEDELIKMNVDALRMTREVADETGTLMAGNICNTNLYSRGNTAKDKPIREMFKEQVRWAVEAGADFIVGETFHHVGEAMLALEAIKEVGNGLPSVITLSTLAAENRDGTYIACDEEPYDQACRKLYDAGATVVGLNCGRGP; this is encoded by the exons ATGCGCCACATTGGCAAAGAAGATGAACTCATTAAGATGAATGTCGACGCACTGCGCATGACGAGAGAAGTTGCAGACGAAACTGGAACACTGATGGCGGGAAACATTTGTAACACAAATTTATACTCTCGAGGAAATACTGCCAAAGACAAACCCATCCGAGAAATGTTTAAG GAGCAAGTCCGATGGGCAGTTGAAGCCGGAGCTGATTTCATCGTAGGTGAAACGTTCCACCATGTAGGGGAGGCAATGCTTGCCTTGGAGGCCATTAAAGAAGTAGGAAATG GTTTGCCGAGCGTGATAACACTCTCCACTTTAGCTGCCGAAAACAGAGATGGTACATATATTGCATGTGACGAAGAGCCATACGACCAGGCCTGTCGGAAATTATACGATGCCGGTGCGACCGTTGTTGGTCTGAACTGTGGACGTGGACCTTAA
- the LOC139141469 gene encoding uncharacterized protein, which translates to MAPNVVVAFAILFSQIAVYRTAAQCCQSTSDWKLVFKGTAGVGGNLYDLFLSDGGLNENVAGAQALTNGFKGHYKNRLMDKWEAIGVTEVKFALYTGGVEKASLLFNGIGSDKVNWFSTGRLRQSPWQDLMNTRLHNGQDGQFFSVAGEITASRRFYINNNYGGCENDAGWLAVIDDGHTVCAWSDSRPKPYFIYASDSMVNYERGNPQFADVFAIFIKHQFDYIENGQDWELVFKAVSGSGGNVLNLWNSDGGRNEDNERAKDLSSYFRDHYKNSIIDHWSAIGVKQVKVAIYDECREVMYMTFNGEGSDKNNWFSKGRLTSTSYTDLDPNSQTNYFSIPGHDPFSRHFFVNRSYGGCGNDIGWLVVVDDGNTACDWSEMKRKPYFLYGSAGHTINYGSGSDDVATGGVFAVFIKT; encoded by the exons ATGGCGCCAAATGTTGTGGTAGCGTTTGCCATCCTGTTCTCTCAG ATTGCAGTTTACAGAACAGCGGCACAATGTTGCCAGTCTACATCAG ACTGGAAACTGGTCTTCAAAGGCACTGCTGGCGTTGGCGGCAATCTATACGACCTGTTTTTATCTGATGGAGGACTGAATGAAAATGTAGCCGGAGCTCAGGCTTTGACAAACGGGTTCAAAGGTCACTACAAAAATCGTCTCATGGACAAGTGGGAAGCAATCGGTGTGACTGAG GTTAAATTCGCTCTGTACACTGGCGGCGTGGAGAAAGCAAGCTTGCTTTTCAATGGTATCGGTTCTGATAAAGTGAATTGGTTTAGTACTGGAAGGTTAAGACAAAGTCCGTGGCAAGATCTAATGAACACAAGGCTACATAATGGACAAGATGGTCAATTTTTCTCGGTAGCTGG AGAAATTACCGCCAGTCGGCGTTTCTACATAAACAATAACTATGGTGGTTGTGAGAACGACGCTGGTTGGCTGGCTGTGATTGACGATGGCCATACAGTCTGTGCCTGGAGTGACTCCAGGCCCAAACCATACTTCATATATGCTTCCGACTCTATGGTGAACTATGAAAGAG GAAACCCTCAGTTTGCTGACGTCTTCGCCATTTTCATCAAGCACCAGTTCG ACTATATTGAAAACGGCCAGG ATTGGGAACTGGTGTTCAAAGCCGTTAGTGGCTCTGGAGGTAATGTTCTAAATCTTTGGAACAGCGACGGTGGACGTAATGAAGACAACGAAAGGGCAAAAGATTTGAGCTCGTATTTCCGTGATCACTACAAGAACTCTATAATAGACCACTGGTCAGCCATTGGCGTGAAACAG GTTAAAGTTGCTATATATGACGAATGCAGAGAGGTCATGTATATGACCTTTAATGGTGAAGGCAGCGATAAGAACAACTGGTTCAGCAAAGGAAGACTGACCTCCACTTCGTACACTGACCTTGACCCCAACAGCCAAACGAATTATTTTTCAATCCCTGG ACACGACCCTTTTTCCCGCCACTTCTTCGTTAATCGAAGTTACGGCGGCTGTGGAAACGATATCGGTTGGTTAGTAGTGGTGGACGATGGGAACACTGCGTGCGATTGGagtgaaatgaaaagaaaacctTATTTCCTGTACGGCTCAGCAGGACATACGATTAATTATGGAAGCG